The Carassius gibelio isolate Cgi1373 ecotype wild population from Czech Republic chromosome B12, carGib1.2-hapl.c, whole genome shotgun sequence genome has a segment encoding these proteins:
- the LOC127968693 gene encoding GRIN2-like protein isoform X2, with the protein MTTTDNPAIHLLCPVHLERSERAGVEERKEVKEAGSVWAEGKETRGGSGSLFTMEEGQRPASEIYLPSISLGSADGETVENHELPTISLTKSSTEMVSGPPQRTELAWYRQNLRKCVSSAECTQRPISMGGPSSGVPVNICDHEQGSMCSGNSTHETVIWHGGAARSWSFMEDSPRRFPTHDPLLGQNQVHSGVPHTPYTNRDLGMKGLMCREGCCSCCGPAENLKECSCCRVHCRMSSSGLSNNFTPQGANTEDHAQSNCESHHFTACHRSTCSGHMLNTACLRNTCNVVPCSGHLISRPPCAGSPCAGQRSLLHSGLLGFPPLVSSVSETRLDSRSTGQCCGSEFRGQNSSCLRLDRTGLTGFNRTVKDATTMTSDHVLRDVGVQTVSDSLASPLSHVFPEISLRADPISDTLSEHMCHKTPVKEVEWDAEGMTWEVYGAAVDPEELGLAIQRHLELQIKETAAAAAAAAQTQDSTDNDSSLALQPRRRKKSEGIIRTLRSSACCSNPSTVGD; encoded by the exons ATGACAACGACTGATAATCCAGCAATACACCTACTCTGTCCTGTTCACTTAGAGCGGAGCGAGAGAGCAGGAGTGGAAGAGAGGAAAGAAGTGAAGGAGGCGGGATCCGTCTGGGCAGAGGGGAAGGAGACGAGAGGAGGAAGTGGGAG TTTATTCACTATGGAGGAAGGACAAAGACCTGCATCTGAGATCTACCTCCCAAGCATCAGTCTTGGATCTGCTGATGGTGAAACAGTGGAGAACCATGAGTTGCCAACAATTTCTTTAACCAAAAGCTCGACAGAAATGGTCAGTGGACCTCCTCAACGAACAGAGCTGGCATGGTACCGTCAGAACTTGCGTAAGTGCGTCAGCAGTGCAGAATGTACTCAAAGGCCTATCAGTATGGGTGGACCATCTTCAGGAGTCCCGGTGAATATTTGTGACCATGAACAGGGGAGCATGTGCAGTGGCAACAGCACCCATGAGACTGTAATCTGGCATGGAGGAGCAGCAAGATCCTGGAGTTTCATGGAGGACTCGCCCAGAAGGTTTCCAACGCACGATCCTCTCTTGGGGCAAAATCAGGTCCATAGTGGTGTGCCACACACACCTTACACAAATAGAGATTTAGGGATGAAGGGTCTGATGTGCAGGGAGGGATGTTGTTCATGTTGTGGACCTGCAGAGAATCTGAAAGAGTGCAGCTGTTGCAGAGTTCATTGTAGAATGAGTTCTTCGGGTCTGAGCAACAACTTCACACCACAGGGAGCGAATACAGAAGACCATGCTCAGAGCAACTGTGAAAGTCATCATTTCACTGCATGCCACAGATCTACCTGTTCTGGTCACATGCTGAACACTGCCTGTTTAAGAAATACTTGCAATGTTGTTCCATGCTCTGGACATTTGATATCACGGCCACCTTGTGCAGGAAGCCCTTGTGCAGGACAAAGATCACTGCTGCATTCAGGCTTGCTCGGTTTCCCACCTCTTGTGTCCTCAGTCAGTGAGACCAGACTTGACAGCCGCAGTACAGGCCAGTGCTGCGGATCTGAGTTTAGGGGGCAGAACTCTTCTTGCCTTCGACTAGACAGAACAGGCCTGACTGGTTTTAACAGGACAGTCAAAGATGCCACTACCATGACATCTGATCATGTGCTCAGAGATGTTGGTGTGCAAACCGTGTCTGATTCCCTTGCTTCCCCTCTTTCTCATGTATTTCCTGAAATTAGTTTAAGAGCGGATCCTATTTCAGACACACTTTCGGAGCACATGTGTCATAAGACCCCAGTGAAGGAGGTGGAATGGGATGCTGAGGGTATGACATGGGAGGTGTATGGTGCAGCTGTGGACCCTGAAGAGCTTGGCCTAGCAATTCAAAGGCATCTGGAACTTCAGATCAAAGAGACTGCAGCTGCGGCAGCTGCAGCTGCTCAAACACAAGACTCCACGGACAATGACAGCAGCCTAGCATTGCAGCCCAGGCGACGGAAGAAGAGTGAAGGCATTATAAGAACACTGCGCAGTTCAGCGTGTTGCTCTAACCCCAGTACTGTGGGAGACTAA
- the LOC127968693 gene encoding GRIN2-like protein isoform X5, with protein MEEGQRPASEIYLPSISLGSADGETVENHELPTISLTKSSTEMVSGPPQRTELAWYRQNLRKCVSSAECTQRPISMGGPSSGVPVNICDHEQGSMCSGNSTHETVIWHGGAARSWSFMEDSPRRFPTHDPLLGQNQVHSGVPHTPYTNRDLGMKGLMCREGCCSCCGPAENLKECSCCRVHCRMSSSGLSNNFTPQGANTEDHAQSNCESHHFTACHRSTCSGHMLNTACLRNTCNVVPCSGHLISRPPCAGSPCAGQRSLLHSGLLGFPPLVSSVSETRLDSRSTGQCCGSEFRGQNSSCLRLDRTGLTGFNRTVKDATTMTSDHVLRDVGVQTVSDSLASPLSHVFPEISLRADPISDTLSEHMCHKTPVKEVEWDAEGMTWEVYGAAVDPEELGLAIQRHLELQIKETAAAAAAAAQTQDSTDNDSSLALQPRRRKKSEGIIRTLRSSACCSNPSTVGD; from the coding sequence ATGGAGGAAGGACAAAGACCTGCATCTGAGATCTACCTCCCAAGCATCAGTCTTGGATCTGCTGATGGTGAAACAGTGGAGAACCATGAGTTGCCAACAATTTCTTTAACCAAAAGCTCGACAGAAATGGTCAGTGGACCTCCTCAACGAACAGAGCTGGCATGGTACCGTCAGAACTTGCGTAAGTGCGTCAGCAGTGCAGAATGTACTCAAAGGCCTATCAGTATGGGTGGACCATCTTCAGGAGTCCCGGTGAATATTTGTGACCATGAACAGGGGAGCATGTGCAGTGGCAACAGCACCCATGAGACTGTAATCTGGCATGGAGGAGCAGCAAGATCCTGGAGTTTCATGGAGGACTCGCCCAGAAGGTTTCCAACGCACGATCCTCTCTTGGGGCAAAATCAGGTCCATAGTGGTGTGCCACACACACCTTACACAAATAGAGATTTAGGGATGAAGGGTCTGATGTGCAGGGAGGGATGTTGTTCATGTTGTGGACCTGCAGAGAATCTGAAAGAGTGCAGCTGTTGCAGAGTTCATTGTAGAATGAGTTCTTCGGGTCTGAGCAACAACTTCACACCACAGGGAGCGAATACAGAAGACCATGCTCAGAGCAACTGTGAAAGTCATCATTTCACTGCATGCCACAGATCTACCTGTTCTGGTCACATGCTGAACACTGCCTGTTTAAGAAATACTTGCAATGTTGTTCCATGCTCTGGACATTTGATATCACGGCCACCTTGTGCAGGAAGCCCTTGTGCAGGACAAAGATCACTGCTGCATTCAGGCTTGCTCGGTTTCCCACCTCTTGTGTCCTCAGTCAGTGAGACCAGACTTGACAGCCGCAGTACAGGCCAGTGCTGCGGATCTGAGTTTAGGGGGCAGAACTCTTCTTGCCTTCGACTAGACAGAACAGGCCTGACTGGTTTTAACAGGACAGTCAAAGATGCCACTACCATGACATCTGATCATGTGCTCAGAGATGTTGGTGTGCAAACCGTGTCTGATTCCCTTGCTTCCCCTCTTTCTCATGTATTTCCTGAAATTAGTTTAAGAGCGGATCCTATTTCAGACACACTTTCGGAGCACATGTGTCATAAGACCCCAGTGAAGGAGGTGGAATGGGATGCTGAGGGTATGACATGGGAGGTGTATGGTGCAGCTGTGGACCCTGAAGAGCTTGGCCTAGCAATTCAAAGGCATCTGGAACTTCAGATCAAAGAGACTGCAGCTGCGGCAGCTGCAGCTGCTCAAACACAAGACTCCACGGACAATGACAGCAGCCTAGCATTGCAGCCCAGGCGACGGAAGAAGAGTGAAGGCATTATAAGAACACTGCGCAGTTCAGCGTGTTGCTCTAACCCCAGTACTGTGGGAGACTAA
- the LOC127968693 gene encoding GRIN2-like protein isoform X4, which produces MFLSLKGKVLTGSCMFANRTKSLFTMEEGQRPASEIYLPSISLGSADGETVENHELPTISLTKSSTEMVSGPPQRTELAWYRQNLRKCVSSAECTQRPISMGGPSSGVPVNICDHEQGSMCSGNSTHETVIWHGGAARSWSFMEDSPRRFPTHDPLLGQNQVHSGVPHTPYTNRDLGMKGLMCREGCCSCCGPAENLKECSCCRVHCRMSSSGLSNNFTPQGANTEDHAQSNCESHHFTACHRSTCSGHMLNTACLRNTCNVVPCSGHLISRPPCAGSPCAGQRSLLHSGLLGFPPLVSSVSETRLDSRSTGQCCGSEFRGQNSSCLRLDRTGLTGFNRTVKDATTMTSDHVLRDVGVQTVSDSLASPLSHVFPEISLRADPISDTLSEHMCHKTPVKEVEWDAEGMTWEVYGAAVDPEELGLAIQRHLELQIKETAAAAAAAAQTQDSTDNDSSLALQPRRRKKSEGIIRTLRSSACCSNPSTVGD; this is translated from the exons ATGTTCCTCAGTTTGAAAGGAAAGGTCTTGACTGGATCATGTATGTTTGCTAATAGAACCAAAAG TTTATTCACTATGGAGGAAGGACAAAGACCTGCATCTGAGATCTACCTCCCAAGCATCAGTCTTGGATCTGCTGATGGTGAAACAGTGGAGAACCATGAGTTGCCAACAATTTCTTTAACCAAAAGCTCGACAGAAATGGTCAGTGGACCTCCTCAACGAACAGAGCTGGCATGGTACCGTCAGAACTTGCGTAAGTGCGTCAGCAGTGCAGAATGTACTCAAAGGCCTATCAGTATGGGTGGACCATCTTCAGGAGTCCCGGTGAATATTTGTGACCATGAACAGGGGAGCATGTGCAGTGGCAACAGCACCCATGAGACTGTAATCTGGCATGGAGGAGCAGCAAGATCCTGGAGTTTCATGGAGGACTCGCCCAGAAGGTTTCCAACGCACGATCCTCTCTTGGGGCAAAATCAGGTCCATAGTGGTGTGCCACACACACCTTACACAAATAGAGATTTAGGGATGAAGGGTCTGATGTGCAGGGAGGGATGTTGTTCATGTTGTGGACCTGCAGAGAATCTGAAAGAGTGCAGCTGTTGCAGAGTTCATTGTAGAATGAGTTCTTCGGGTCTGAGCAACAACTTCACACCACAGGGAGCGAATACAGAAGACCATGCTCAGAGCAACTGTGAAAGTCATCATTTCACTGCATGCCACAGATCTACCTGTTCTGGTCACATGCTGAACACTGCCTGTTTAAGAAATACTTGCAATGTTGTTCCATGCTCTGGACATTTGATATCACGGCCACCTTGTGCAGGAAGCCCTTGTGCAGGACAAAGATCACTGCTGCATTCAGGCTTGCTCGGTTTCCCACCTCTTGTGTCCTCAGTCAGTGAGACCAGACTTGACAGCCGCAGTACAGGCCAGTGCTGCGGATCTGAGTTTAGGGGGCAGAACTCTTCTTGCCTTCGACTAGACAGAACAGGCCTGACTGGTTTTAACAGGACAGTCAAAGATGCCACTACCATGACATCTGATCATGTGCTCAGAGATGTTGGTGTGCAAACCGTGTCTGATTCCCTTGCTTCCCCTCTTTCTCATGTATTTCCTGAAATTAGTTTAAGAGCGGATCCTATTTCAGACACACTTTCGGAGCACATGTGTCATAAGACCCCAGTGAAGGAGGTGGAATGGGATGCTGAGGGTATGACATGGGAGGTGTATGGTGCAGCTGTGGACCCTGAAGAGCTTGGCCTAGCAATTCAAAGGCATCTGGAACTTCAGATCAAAGAGACTGCAGCTGCGGCAGCTGCAGCTGCTCAAACACAAGACTCCACGGACAATGACAGCAGCCTAGCATTGCAGCCCAGGCGACGGAAGAAGAGTGAAGGCATTATAAGAACACTGCGCAGTTCAGCGTGTTGCTCTAACCCCAGTACTGTGGGAGACTAA
- the LOC127968693 gene encoding GRIN2-like protein isoform X3, with translation MFLSLKGKVLTGSCMFANRTKSSLFTMEEGQRPASEIYLPSISLGSADGETVENHELPTISLTKSSTEMVSGPPQRTELAWYRQNLRKCVSSAECTQRPISMGGPSSGVPVNICDHEQGSMCSGNSTHETVIWHGGAARSWSFMEDSPRRFPTHDPLLGQNQVHSGVPHTPYTNRDLGMKGLMCREGCCSCCGPAENLKECSCCRVHCRMSSSGLSNNFTPQGANTEDHAQSNCESHHFTACHRSTCSGHMLNTACLRNTCNVVPCSGHLISRPPCAGSPCAGQRSLLHSGLLGFPPLVSSVSETRLDSRSTGQCCGSEFRGQNSSCLRLDRTGLTGFNRTVKDATTMTSDHVLRDVGVQTVSDSLASPLSHVFPEISLRADPISDTLSEHMCHKTPVKEVEWDAEGMTWEVYGAAVDPEELGLAIQRHLELQIKETAAAAAAAAQTQDSTDNDSSLALQPRRRKKSEGIIRTLRSSACCSNPSTVGD, from the exons ATGTTCCTCAGTTTGAAAGGAAAGGTCTTGACTGGATCATGTATGTTTGCTAATAGAACCAAAAG TAGTTTATTCACTATGGAGGAAGGACAAAGACCTGCATCTGAGATCTACCTCCCAAGCATCAGTCTTGGATCTGCTGATGGTGAAACAGTGGAGAACCATGAGTTGCCAACAATTTCTTTAACCAAAAGCTCGACAGAAATGGTCAGTGGACCTCCTCAACGAACAGAGCTGGCATGGTACCGTCAGAACTTGCGTAAGTGCGTCAGCAGTGCAGAATGTACTCAAAGGCCTATCAGTATGGGTGGACCATCTTCAGGAGTCCCGGTGAATATTTGTGACCATGAACAGGGGAGCATGTGCAGTGGCAACAGCACCCATGAGACTGTAATCTGGCATGGAGGAGCAGCAAGATCCTGGAGTTTCATGGAGGACTCGCCCAGAAGGTTTCCAACGCACGATCCTCTCTTGGGGCAAAATCAGGTCCATAGTGGTGTGCCACACACACCTTACACAAATAGAGATTTAGGGATGAAGGGTCTGATGTGCAGGGAGGGATGTTGTTCATGTTGTGGACCTGCAGAGAATCTGAAAGAGTGCAGCTGTTGCAGAGTTCATTGTAGAATGAGTTCTTCGGGTCTGAGCAACAACTTCACACCACAGGGAGCGAATACAGAAGACCATGCTCAGAGCAACTGTGAAAGTCATCATTTCACTGCATGCCACAGATCTACCTGTTCTGGTCACATGCTGAACACTGCCTGTTTAAGAAATACTTGCAATGTTGTTCCATGCTCTGGACATTTGATATCACGGCCACCTTGTGCAGGAAGCCCTTGTGCAGGACAAAGATCACTGCTGCATTCAGGCTTGCTCGGTTTCCCACCTCTTGTGTCCTCAGTCAGTGAGACCAGACTTGACAGCCGCAGTACAGGCCAGTGCTGCGGATCTGAGTTTAGGGGGCAGAACTCTTCTTGCCTTCGACTAGACAGAACAGGCCTGACTGGTTTTAACAGGACAGTCAAAGATGCCACTACCATGACATCTGATCATGTGCTCAGAGATGTTGGTGTGCAAACCGTGTCTGATTCCCTTGCTTCCCCTCTTTCTCATGTATTTCCTGAAATTAGTTTAAGAGCGGATCCTATTTCAGACACACTTTCGGAGCACATGTGTCATAAGACCCCAGTGAAGGAGGTGGAATGGGATGCTGAGGGTATGACATGGGAGGTGTATGGTGCAGCTGTGGACCCTGAAGAGCTTGGCCTAGCAATTCAAAGGCATCTGGAACTTCAGATCAAAGAGACTGCAGCTGCGGCAGCTGCAGCTGCTCAAACACAAGACTCCACGGACAATGACAGCAGCCTAGCATTGCAGCCCAGGCGACGGAAGAAGAGTGAAGGCATTATAAGAACACTGCGCAGTTCAGCGTGTTGCTCTAACCCCAGTACTGTGGGAGACTAA
- the LOC127968693 gene encoding GRIN2-like protein isoform X1, whose product MTTTDNPAIHLLCPVHLERSERAGVEERKEVKEAGSVWAEGKETRGGSGSSLFTMEEGQRPASEIYLPSISLGSADGETVENHELPTISLTKSSTEMVSGPPQRTELAWYRQNLRKCVSSAECTQRPISMGGPSSGVPVNICDHEQGSMCSGNSTHETVIWHGGAARSWSFMEDSPRRFPTHDPLLGQNQVHSGVPHTPYTNRDLGMKGLMCREGCCSCCGPAENLKECSCCRVHCRMSSSGLSNNFTPQGANTEDHAQSNCESHHFTACHRSTCSGHMLNTACLRNTCNVVPCSGHLISRPPCAGSPCAGQRSLLHSGLLGFPPLVSSVSETRLDSRSTGQCCGSEFRGQNSSCLRLDRTGLTGFNRTVKDATTMTSDHVLRDVGVQTVSDSLASPLSHVFPEISLRADPISDTLSEHMCHKTPVKEVEWDAEGMTWEVYGAAVDPEELGLAIQRHLELQIKETAAAAAAAAQTQDSTDNDSSLALQPRRRKKSEGIIRTLRSSACCSNPSTVGD is encoded by the exons ATGACAACGACTGATAATCCAGCAATACACCTACTCTGTCCTGTTCACTTAGAGCGGAGCGAGAGAGCAGGAGTGGAAGAGAGGAAAGAAGTGAAGGAGGCGGGATCCGTCTGGGCAGAGGGGAAGGAGACGAGAGGAGGAAGTGGGAG TAGTTTATTCACTATGGAGGAAGGACAAAGACCTGCATCTGAGATCTACCTCCCAAGCATCAGTCTTGGATCTGCTGATGGTGAAACAGTGGAGAACCATGAGTTGCCAACAATTTCTTTAACCAAAAGCTCGACAGAAATGGTCAGTGGACCTCCTCAACGAACAGAGCTGGCATGGTACCGTCAGAACTTGCGTAAGTGCGTCAGCAGTGCAGAATGTACTCAAAGGCCTATCAGTATGGGTGGACCATCTTCAGGAGTCCCGGTGAATATTTGTGACCATGAACAGGGGAGCATGTGCAGTGGCAACAGCACCCATGAGACTGTAATCTGGCATGGAGGAGCAGCAAGATCCTGGAGTTTCATGGAGGACTCGCCCAGAAGGTTTCCAACGCACGATCCTCTCTTGGGGCAAAATCAGGTCCATAGTGGTGTGCCACACACACCTTACACAAATAGAGATTTAGGGATGAAGGGTCTGATGTGCAGGGAGGGATGTTGTTCATGTTGTGGACCTGCAGAGAATCTGAAAGAGTGCAGCTGTTGCAGAGTTCATTGTAGAATGAGTTCTTCGGGTCTGAGCAACAACTTCACACCACAGGGAGCGAATACAGAAGACCATGCTCAGAGCAACTGTGAAAGTCATCATTTCACTGCATGCCACAGATCTACCTGTTCTGGTCACATGCTGAACACTGCCTGTTTAAGAAATACTTGCAATGTTGTTCCATGCTCTGGACATTTGATATCACGGCCACCTTGTGCAGGAAGCCCTTGTGCAGGACAAAGATCACTGCTGCATTCAGGCTTGCTCGGTTTCCCACCTCTTGTGTCCTCAGTCAGTGAGACCAGACTTGACAGCCGCAGTACAGGCCAGTGCTGCGGATCTGAGTTTAGGGGGCAGAACTCTTCTTGCCTTCGACTAGACAGAACAGGCCTGACTGGTTTTAACAGGACAGTCAAAGATGCCACTACCATGACATCTGATCATGTGCTCAGAGATGTTGGTGTGCAAACCGTGTCTGATTCCCTTGCTTCCCCTCTTTCTCATGTATTTCCTGAAATTAGTTTAAGAGCGGATCCTATTTCAGACACACTTTCGGAGCACATGTGTCATAAGACCCCAGTGAAGGAGGTGGAATGGGATGCTGAGGGTATGACATGGGAGGTGTATGGTGCAGCTGTGGACCCTGAAGAGCTTGGCCTAGCAATTCAAAGGCATCTGGAACTTCAGATCAAAGAGACTGCAGCTGCGGCAGCTGCAGCTGCTCAAACACAAGACTCCACGGACAATGACAGCAGCCTAGCATTGCAGCCCAGGCGACGGAAGAAGAGTGAAGGCATTATAAGAACACTGCGCAGTTCAGCGTGTTGCTCTAACCCCAGTACTGTGGGAGACTAA